In Spodoptera frugiperda isolate SF20-4 chromosome 28, AGI-APGP_CSIRO_Sfru_2.0, whole genome shotgun sequence, one genomic interval encodes:
- the LOC118265071 gene encoding uncharacterized protein LOC118265071 isoform X1: MLRNKILRNKLLKHLLLRNLMLRNKLIRHLLLRNNLLRNLMLRNKILRNKLIRHLLLRDKLLKNLMLRNKILRNKLIRHLLLRNKLLKNLMLRNKLLRKLMLRNKLLRKLMLRNKLLRKLMLRNLLLTSKLTTLLRTSDRFQAKTFQKISN, from the coding sequence ATGCTCAGGAATAAGATTCTGAGGAACAAGCTGTTGAAGCATCTGCTGCTCAGGAATCTGATGCTGAGGAACAAGCTGATCAGGCATCTGCTGCTGAGAAACAATCTGTTGAGGAATCTGATGCTCAGGAACAAGATATTGAGGAACAAGCTGATCAGGCATCTGCTGCTCAGGGACAAGCTGCTCAAGAATCTGATGCTGAGGAACAAGATATTGAGGAACAAGCTGATCAGGCATCTGCTGCTCAGGAACAAGCTGCTCAAGAATCTGATGCTGAGAAACAAGCTGTTGAGGAAACTGATGCTGAGAAACAAGCTGTTGAGGAAACTGATGCTGAGAAACAAGCTGTTGAGGAAACTGATGCTCAGGAATCTGTTGCTGACCTCTAAACTTACTACACTACTTCGAACCTCGGACCGATTCCAAGCAAAAACGTTTCAGAAAATATCGaattag
- the LOC118265071 gene encoding uncharacterized protein LOC118265071 isoform X2, translating to MKTVVLLVVAVAALVPAEAVSISLRGRDEIVSSVGPVDDGLATVDASLNLARRKRALFWISTIIDRAVNDFQEVTNNLQQAANGIVDRVQDMLWR from the exons ATGAAAACCGTCGTGTTATTGGTCGTCGCTGTG GCGGCCCTAGTTCCTGCGGAGGCAGTCAGCATCTCTTTGAGGGGACGAGATGAAATAGTCAGCTCAGTAGGACCTGTCGACGATG GATTGGCTACCGTTGATGCCTCTTTGAATCTGGCCAGAAGAAAGCGCGCCCTATTCTGGATCAGTACGATTATAGACAGAGCTGTTAATGATTTCCAAGAAGTGACAAACAATCTGCAGCAGGCGGCAAACGGAATAGTAGATCGTGTGCAAGACATGCTTTGGAGGTAA
- the LOC118265058 gene encoding gelsolin-related protein of 125 kDa-like isoform X1: MKTFVLLFAAVAALVSAEAVSIPDRARDAVDRSLSLAADIEEGLPNVATDDAGRYGRQRRALSWISNIVGAINEKTNEAVEKMQDVANGVVDKVQDKANEIREKAKETIDNVQAATNQFVDGMQDKANEIREKIKERIENWEEVKEQIREKLEELVNTIRETAEGLDWEEVKEQIREKLEELVNAIREKAEEKIDDWEDLKEQAKDKLEELANTIREKAEEKIENWEEVKEQLKDKLEELVNAIREKAEGVNWEEVKEQVRDKLEELVNGIRENADGKSVNWEDLKDKLEELANSIRDKAEEKIENWEEVKEQLKDKLEELVNAIREKAEDLNWEEVKEQVKDKLEELVNAIREKAEDVNWEEVKEQVREKLEELVNAIRGKVEEKIENWEEVKEQLREKLEELVNAIREKAEGVNWEEVKEQIREKLEELVNGIREKAEGEFVNLEDVKDKLEELVNSIREKLEEKIENWQEVKEEVKDKLEELVNVIREKVEEVFDKYWQDVKDKLEELVNAIREKAEDVNWEEVKEQVKDKLEEVANAIREKAEGLNWEEVKDQLEELANSIREKAEEVVNNWDEVKDKLEEVVNDIREKAREVLDEIKNKIKDKLPTAEEPVVEELAAEDSDVQELAAEDSDVQELAAEDSDVQELAAEDSDVQELAAEDSDVQELAAENSDVQELAAEDSDASADEA, from the exons ATGAAAACCTTCGTGTTATTGTTCGCCGCTGTG GCGGCCCTAGTTTCTGCGGAAGCTGTCAGCATCCCGGATCGCGCACGAGATGCAGTAGACAGATCTTTGTCTTTAGCAGCAGATATAGAAGAGG GATTGCCTAATGTTGCTACTGATGACGCTGGGAGATATGGCAGACAGAGGCGTGCCCTTTCTTGGATAAGCAATATAGTTGGTGCGATTAATGAGAAAACAAATGAAGCTGTTGAAAAAATGCAGGACGTAGCAAACGGAGTCGTGGACAAAGTACAAGATAAAGCAAACGAAATCCGCGAGAAGGCAAAGGAAACAATTGACAATGTGCAGGCCGCAACAAACCAGTTCGTGGACGGTATGCAAGATAAGGCAAACGAAATCCGCGAGAAGATAAAGGAAAGGATTGAAAATTGGGAGGAAGTAAAGGAACAAATCAGGGAAAAGTTAGAAGAACTGGTAAACACTATCCGCGAGACGGCAGAGGGTTTGGATTGGGAGGAAGTAAAGGAACAAATCAGGGAAAAGTTAGAAGAACTGGTAAACGCTATCCGCGAGAAGGCAGAGGAAAAGATTGACGATTGGGAGGACTTAAAGGAACAAGCCAAGGATAAGTTAGAAGAACTGGCAAACACTATCCGCGAGAAGGCAGAGGAAAAGATTGAAAATTGGGAGGAAGTAAAGGAACAACTCAAGGATAAGTTAGAAGAACTGGTAAACGCTATCCGCGAGAAGGCAGAGGGTGTGAATTGGGAGGAAGTAAAGGAACAAGTCAGGGATAAGTTAGAAGAACTGGTAAACGGTATCCGCGAGAACGCAGATGGAAAGTCTGTCAATTGGGAGGACTTAAAGGATAAGTTAGAAGAACTGGCAAACTCTATCCGCGATAAGGCAGAGGAAAAGATTGAAAATTGGGAGGAAGTAAAGGAACAACTCAAGGATAAGTTAGAAGAACTGGTAAACGCTATCCGCGAGAAGGCAGAGGATTTGAATTGGGAGGAAGTAAAGGAACAAGTCAAGGATAAGTTAGAAGAACTGGTAAACGCTATCCGGGAGAAGGCAGAGGATGTGAATTGGGAGGAAGTAAAGGAACAAGTCAGGGAAAAGTTAGAAGAACTGGTAAACGCTATTCGCGGGAAGGTAGAGGAAAAGATTGAAAATTGGGAGGAAGTAAAGGAACAACTCAGGGAAAAGTTAGAAGAACTGGTAAACGCTATCCGCGAGAAGGCAGAGGGTGTGAATTGGGAGGAAGTAAAGGAACAAATCAGGGAAAAGTTAGAAGAACTGGTAAACGGTATCCGCGAGAAGGCAGAGGGAGAATTTGTCAATTTGGAGGACGTAAAGGATAAGTTAGAAGAACTGGTAAACTCTATCCGCGAGAAGCTAGAGGAAAAGATTGAAAATTGGCAGGAGGTAAAGGAAGAAGTCAAGGATAAGTTAGAAGAACTAGTAAACGTTATCCGCGAGAAGGTAGAGGAAGTGTTTGACAAATATTGGCAGGACGTAAAGGATAAGTTAGAAGAACTGGTAAACGCTATCCGCGAGAAGGCAGAGGATGTGAATTGGGAGGAAGTAAAGGAACAAGTCAAGGATAAGTTAGAAGAAGTGGCAAACGCTATCCGCGAGAAGGCAGAGGGTTTGAATTGGGAGGAAGTAAAGGATCAGTTAGAAGAACTGGCAAACTCTATCCGCGAGAAGGCAGAGGAAGTGGTTAACAATTGGGACGAAGTAAAGGATAAGTTAGAAGAAGTGGTAAACGATATCCGCGAGAAAGCAAGAGAAGTGCTTGAtgaaataaagaacaaaatCAAGGACAAATTGCCTACTGCTGAGGAACCTGTTGTAGAGGAACTTGCTGCTGAGGATTCTGATGTACAGGAACTTGCTGCTGAGGATTCTGATGTACAGGAACTTGCTGCTGAGGATTCTGATGTACAGGAACTTGCTGCTGAGGATTCTGATGTACAGGAACTTGCTGCTGAGGATTCTGATGTACAGGAACTTGCTGCTGAGAATTCTGATGTACAGGAACTTGCTGCTGAGGATTCTGATGCATCTGCCGACGAGGCCTAA
- the LOC118265058 gene encoding uncharacterized protein PF3D7_1120000-like isoform X2 produces MKTFVLLFAAVAALVSAEAVSIPDRARDAVDRSLSLAADIEEGLPNVATDDAGRYGRQRRALSWISNIVGAINEKTNEAVEKMQDVANGVVDKVQDKANEIREKAKETIDNVQAATNQFVDGMQDKANEIREKIKERIENWEEVKEQIREKLEELVNTIRETAEGLDWEEVKEQIREKLEELVNAIREKAEEKIDDWEDLKEQAKDKLEELANTIREKAEEKIENWEEVKEQLKDKLEELVNAIREKAEGVNWEEVKEQVRDKLEELVNGIRENADGKSVNWEDLKDKLEELANSIRDKAEEKIENWEEVKEQLKDKLEELVNAIREKAEDLNWEEVKEQVKDKLEELVNAIREKAEDVNWEEVKEQVREKLEELVNAIRGKAEGVNWEEVKEQIREKLEELVNGIREKAEGEFVNLEDVKDKLEELVNSIREKLEEKIENWQEVKEEVKDKLEELVNVIREKVEEVFDKYWQDVKDKLEELVNAIREKAEDVNWEEVKEQVKDKLEEVANAIREKAEGLNWEEVKDQLEELANSIREKAEEVVNNWDEVKDKLEEVVNDIREKAREVLDEIKNKIKDKLPTAEEPVVEELAAEDSDVQELAAEDSDVQELAAEDSDVQELAAEDSDVQELAAEDSDVQELAAENSDVQELAAEDSDASADEA; encoded by the exons ATGAAAACCTTCGTGTTATTGTTCGCCGCTGTG GCGGCCCTAGTTTCTGCGGAAGCTGTCAGCATCCCGGATCGCGCACGAGATGCAGTAGACAGATCTTTGTCTTTAGCAGCAGATATAGAAGAGG GATTGCCTAATGTTGCTACTGATGACGCTGGGAGATATGGCAGACAGAGGCGTGCCCTTTCTTGGATAAGCAATATAGTTGGTGCGATTAATGAGAAAACAAATGAAGCTGTTGAAAAAATGCAGGACGTAGCAAACGGAGTCGTGGACAAAGTACAAGATAAAGCAAACGAAATCCGCGAGAAGGCAAAGGAAACAATTGACAATGTGCAGGCCGCAACAAACCAGTTCGTGGACGGTATGCAAGATAAGGCAAACGAAATCCGCGAGAAGATAAAGGAAAGGATTGAAAATTGGGAGGAAGTAAAGGAACAAATCAGGGAAAAGTTAGAAGAACTGGTAAACACTATCCGCGAGACGGCAGAGGGTTTGGATTGGGAGGAAGTAAAGGAACAAATCAGGGAAAAGTTAGAAGAACTGGTAAACGCTATCCGCGAGAAGGCAGAGGAAAAGATTGACGATTGGGAGGACTTAAAGGAACAAGCCAAGGATAAGTTAGAAGAACTGGCAAACACTATCCGCGAGAAGGCAGAGGAAAAGATTGAAAATTGGGAGGAAGTAAAGGAACAACTCAAGGATAAGTTAGAAGAACTGGTAAACGCTATCCGCGAGAAGGCAGAGGGTGTGAATTGGGAGGAAGTAAAGGAACAAGTCAGGGATAAGTTAGAAGAACTGGTAAACGGTATCCGCGAGAACGCAGATGGAAAGTCTGTCAATTGGGAGGACTTAAAGGATAAGTTAGAAGAACTGGCAAACTCTATCCGCGATAAGGCAGAGGAAAAGATTGAAAATTGGGAGGAAGTAAAGGAACAACTCAAGGATAAGTTAGAAGAACTGGTAAACGCTATCCGCGAGAAGGCAGAGGATTTGAATTGGGAGGAAGTAAAGGAACAAGTCAAGGATAAGTTAGAAGAACTGGTAAACGCTATCCGGGAGAAGGCAGAGGATGTGAATTGGGAGGAAGTAAAGGAACAAGTCAGGGAAAAGTTAGAAGAACTGGTAAACGCTATTCGCGGGAAG GCAGAGGGTGTGAATTGGGAGGAAGTAAAGGAACAAATCAGGGAAAAGTTAGAAGAACTGGTAAACGGTATCCGCGAGAAGGCAGAGGGAGAATTTGTCAATTTGGAGGACGTAAAGGATAAGTTAGAAGAACTGGTAAACTCTATCCGCGAGAAGCTAGAGGAAAAGATTGAAAATTGGCAGGAGGTAAAGGAAGAAGTCAAGGATAAGTTAGAAGAACTAGTAAACGTTATCCGCGAGAAGGTAGAGGAAGTGTTTGACAAATATTGGCAGGACGTAAAGGATAAGTTAGAAGAACTGGTAAACGCTATCCGCGAGAAGGCAGAGGATGTGAATTGGGAGGAAGTAAAGGAACAAGTCAAGGATAAGTTAGAAGAAGTGGCAAACGCTATCCGCGAGAAGGCAGAGGGTTTGAATTGGGAGGAAGTAAAGGATCAGTTAGAAGAACTGGCAAACTCTATCCGCGAGAAGGCAGAGGAAGTGGTTAACAATTGGGACGAAGTAAAGGATAAGTTAGAAGAAGTGGTAAACGATATCCGCGAGAAAGCAAGAGAAGTGCTTGAtgaaataaagaacaaaatCAAGGACAAATTGCCTACTGCTGAGGAACCTGTTGTAGAGGAACTTGCTGCTGAGGATTCTGATGTACAGGAACTTGCTGCTGAGGATTCTGATGTACAGGAACTTGCTGCTGAGGATTCTGATGTACAGGAACTTGCTGCTGAGGATTCTGATGTACAGGAACTTGCTGCTGAGGATTCTGATGTACAGGAACTTGCTGCTGAGAATTCTGATGTACAGGAACTTGCTGCTGAGGATTCTGATGCATCTGCCGACGAGGCCTAA